In Treponema denticola, one genomic interval encodes:
- a CDS encoding D-alanyl-D-alanine carboxypeptidase family protein, with protein MKHSTNGIIKVIFVLFGAVLFSVLAFAGFIFFHVSELKKAQPLEVLQEEKTAALKTFYSRHKINSDFPPLNSIENFLPVKSSSSNIAPSAKKIELPKIDAESYILIHANTGTILAESNADKIIPPASLTKLVTIYTMLQKPEFKDLEKIVFPPKEAWAIFLPKGAAWMGLGENQSLSIEELIRGMAVCSGNDAALAAALLTEGSLAKFTLKMNEAVKAMGLKSTRFEDSSGLSEKNQTTARDFALFSLQYLKQYPENLKKFHSVNEISYPQKHNILIKKNSAGFNELQIKPATNTLLKKIEGCDGLKTGFIYESGFNISLTAQKNGERFIAVILGGHGKNFTEGIFKREQNSIKLMNFAFDNFKSFDIREHNKIRKNVRVLDSNLNVKTSAFIPLLADKDFSQDYITVFKNDERHIEQVIILPDVIMAPLFAGQQIGRIEYRIKDSDIVLKTIPLICPLDIKEGSSFRKFIDGFYQFF; from the coding sequence ATGAAGCACAGCACAAACGGAATTATAAAAGTTATTTTTGTTCTCTTTGGGGCTGTGCTTTTTTCTGTATTGGCTTTTGCAGGTTTTATTTTTTTCCATGTTTCGGAATTAAAAAAAGCACAGCCTCTTGAGGTTTTACAAGAAGAAAAAACGGCAGCTCTTAAAACCTTTTACAGCCGGCATAAGATTAACTCAGACTTTCCGCCCCTTAATTCCATAGAAAATTTTTTGCCCGTAAAATCATCGTCTTCTAACATTGCCCCCTCGGCAAAAAAAATAGAATTACCTAAAATCGATGCCGAGTCCTACATTCTTATTCACGCAAACACCGGCACAATTTTAGCCGAGTCCAATGCCGATAAAATAATCCCTCCGGCCTCCCTTACAAAGCTGGTAACAATTTATACCATGCTTCAAAAGCCTGAGTTTAAAGATTTGGAAAAGATTGTTTTTCCACCTAAGGAGGCTTGGGCAATTTTTCTTCCCAAAGGAGCGGCTTGGATGGGCTTGGGAGAAAATCAAAGTTTAAGTATAGAAGAGCTGATAAGGGGAATGGCGGTTTGCTCGGGGAATGATGCAGCCCTTGCAGCTGCCCTGCTTACAGAAGGAAGCCTTGCAAAGTTTACGCTTAAAATGAACGAGGCCGTTAAAGCGATGGGCTTAAAATCCACCCGCTTTGAGGATTCTTCGGGCTTAAGCGAAAAAAATCAAACCACGGCAAGGGACTTTGCCTTATTTTCCCTCCAGTATTTAAAACAATATCCTGAAAACTTAAAAAAGTTTCATTCGGTAAATGAGATAAGTTATCCCCAAAAACACAATATTCTTATCAAAAAAAACTCCGCAGGTTTCAATGAGCTTCAAATTAAGCCTGCAACTAATACCCTTCTAAAAAAAATAGAAGGATGTGACGGTTTAAAAACAGGCTTTATTTACGAGTCCGGTTTTAATATTTCGCTTACAGCTCAAAAAAACGGCGAGCGTTTTATTGCGGTCATCCTCGGCGGTCACGGCAAAAACTTTACGGAAGGGATTTTTAAGCGGGAGCAAAATTCCATCAAGCTTATGAATTTTGCATTCGACAATTTTAAAAGTTTTGACATAAGGGAGCACAACAAAATTAGAAAAAATGTAAGAGTCCTAGATTCAAACCTGAATGTAAAAACTTCCGCCTTTATACCTCTCCTCGCCGATAAGGACTTTTCGCAAGACTATATTACGGTATTTAAAAACGATGAGAGGCATATAGAACAAGTTATAATTTTACCTGATGTAATAATGGCGCCTCTTTTTGCAGGACAGCAAATCGGCCGTATAGAATATAGAATTAAAGATTCAGACATTGTGTTAAAAACCATTCCTCTTATCTGCCCGCTCGATATAAAAGAAGGTTCATCTTTTAGAAAATTTATAGACGGCTTTTATCAATTTTTTTAA
- the asnS gene encoding asparagine--tRNA ligase, translating into MIHLIKDILTSEPKGQAIDVYGWVRTKRETKNLVFIEINDGSCFASIQATFDRDKGLDNNTEALLKKAGTGVSVKVSGNLVPSPAAGQRVELQANNIHIFGEADQEKYPLQKKRHSMEFLRDVAHLRARTNTFGAVARMRSQMAYAIHTFFQERGFQYVHTPIITGSDCEGAGEMFHVTTFDIEETVKKALKEKKDPDSFKIDYSQDFFGKQAHLTVSGQLEGETYATALSRIYTFGPTFRAENSNTSRHLAEFWMVEPEMSFFTIKENMELAEDFIVYLLKWALEKCREDLEFFDSRIKKGLIEMLKNVVNTPFTRLTYTEAIAELEKHIDRFEFKPYWGCDLQSEHERFLTEEVYKGPVIVTNYPKEIKSFYMKLNEDGKTVRAMDVLVPGLGEIIGGSEREENLDILQGRIKELGLREEDYWWYLDLRRYGTVPHSGFGLGFERLLLYVTGMGNIRDVIPFPRAPKLAEF; encoded by the coding sequence ATGATACATTTAATTAAAGATATTTTAACCTCCGAACCTAAAGGCCAGGCAATCGATGTTTACGGCTGGGTTCGCACAAAGCGGGAAACCAAGAATTTGGTTTTTATCGAGATTAATGACGGCTCTTGTTTTGCCTCCATTCAGGCAACATTTGACAGGGATAAGGGTCTCGATAATAATACCGAAGCTCTCTTAAAAAAGGCCGGCACCGGAGTTTCGGTAAAGGTATCTGGCAATCTAGTTCCCTCCCCTGCGGCAGGGCAAAGAGTTGAGCTTCAGGCCAATAATATCCATATCTTCGGTGAGGCTGATCAGGAAAAATATCCTTTGCAAAAAAAGCGGCATAGCATGGAATTTTTAAGGGACGTAGCTCACTTGAGGGCACGCACCAATACCTTCGGGGCTGTTGCCCGTATGAGGAGCCAGATGGCCTATGCAATCCACACCTTTTTTCAGGAAAGAGGTTTTCAATATGTGCATACGCCGATTATTACCGGCTCGGACTGCGAGGGCGCAGGCGAAATGTTCCATGTTACAACCTTTGATATAGAAGAAACCGTAAAGAAAGCTCTAAAAGAAAAAAAGGATCCCGATTCCTTTAAAATAGATTATTCTCAAGATTTTTTCGGCAAGCAGGCTCACCTGACCGTTTCAGGCCAGCTTGAAGGAGAAACCTATGCGACGGCTCTTTCGCGCATTTACACATTCGGCCCGACTTTTAGAGCTGAAAACTCGAACACAAGCCGCCACCTCGCGGAATTTTGGATGGTTGAGCCCGAAATGTCCTTTTTTACCATAAAAGAAAACATGGAGCTGGCAGAAGACTTTATCGTCTATCTTTTAAAATGGGCCTTGGAAAAGTGCAGGGAGGATTTGGAATTTTTTGATTCAAGAATCAAAAAAGGGCTTATCGAGATGCTCAAAAATGTTGTAAACACGCCCTTTACGCGCCTTACTTACACGGAGGCTATAGCAGAGCTTGAAAAGCACATTGACCGCTTTGAGTTTAAACCCTACTGGGGCTGCGACCTCCAGAGCGAACATGAAAGGTTTTTAACCGAGGAAGTATATAAAGGCCCCGTGATTGTTACAAATTATCCCAAGGAGATTAAGTCCTTCTATATGAAATTAAACGAGGACGGAAAAACGGTGCGGGCGATGGACGTGCTTGTACCGGGCTTGGGCGAAATAATCGGGGGCTCGGAAAGGGAAGAAAATCTTGATATTTTACAAGGGCGAATTAAGGAATTGGGTTTAAGGGAAGAAGACTATTGGTGGTACCTTGACCTCCGCCGATACGGTACGGTTCCTCATTCGGGATTCGGACTCGGGTTTGAGCGCCTTCTCCTCTATGTTACGGGTATGGGAAACATAAGGGATGTAATCCCCTTCCCCAGAGCACCGAAATTAGCCGAGTTCTAA
- a CDS encoding dihydroorotate dehydrogenase — MKNKAEVIQKIKNAGLAAREGRAEPILATVSGVLSTKPNLIRYCADELGFGLITTKSFQVLPNPGNREPILCEPELGCFGNSVGLRNCGMEQAVKELKELRSSWKTDSILNVSLSASNPEDFISLLKGFEELADCFELNFSCPHASAGFGASIGCDPAIACGYVKTIKKALPDCTVPIFVKLTPNVEDIGAIASAVIEAGADGITAINTVGPKVYIEPHSGKPILQNKLGGKGGMSGSWVFSRALECIGQIRKAVGEEIPIIGMGGVMTGSQAAELVRAGADIIGIGSACGMLEQDDLKPFFQNLASDALNCIRGKETDKTSSFLRKKKALEYEAKTIVKIEKESEDIIIITLKGKCKFEAGQFVFLWIPGVGEKPFSLAEADPISLIIKKRGPFTEALFELKEGDTIYMRGLYGKGIKPPKTENALLIAGGTGIAVLPALAKCLKKQGALISTYVGTSEEIKKKEPNGIEKILIECGTYKKVADKGVIGRVLNQFQKDNIEGNTGLPIQGKAENMGKPDFFAAYLVGPMIFMRRASEILLKMGVRKNQIFMSLEMNTMCGVGICGECSCGNILTCKKGTFVSLDQM, encoded by the coding sequence ATGAAAAATAAGGCTGAAGTAATACAAAAAATTAAGAATGCAGGGCTTGCAGCCAGGGAAGGAAGGGCTGAGCCTATTCTTGCAACCGTTTCGGGCGTTCTTTCTACAAAACCTAATTTGATAAGGTACTGTGCCGATGAGCTGGGCTTCGGTCTTATAACCACAAAGAGCTTTCAGGTGCTGCCCAATCCGGGAAATAGAGAACCCATCCTTTGCGAGCCCGAATTAGGCTGTTTCGGTAATTCCGTCGGTCTTCGTAACTGCGGAATGGAACAGGCTGTAAAAGAGCTTAAAGAGCTGCGTTCCTCATGGAAAACCGATTCTATTTTAAACGTTTCCCTCTCTGCCTCAAACCCTGAAGATTTTATCAGCCTTTTAAAGGGCTTTGAAGAATTAGCCGACTGCTTTGAGCTTAACTTTTCATGTCCCCATGCTTCGGCAGGCTTCGGTGCCTCCATAGGCTGCGACCCTGCAATTGCTTGCGGATACGTAAAGACGATAAAAAAAGCTCTCCCCGATTGCACCGTGCCGATTTTTGTAAAACTTACCCCTAATGTAGAAGATATAGGAGCCATAGCTTCCGCCGTAATTGAAGCAGGCGCAGACGGCATAACGGCTATTAACACTGTAGGCCCCAAGGTTTACATTGAGCCCCATTCGGGAAAGCCCATCTTACAAAATAAACTGGGCGGAAAGGGCGGCATGAGCGGGTCATGGGTATTCTCAAGGGCTTTGGAATGTATCGGGCAAATACGGAAGGCTGTAGGAGAAGAAATTCCTATAATCGGAATGGGCGGCGTTATGACTGGTTCTCAAGCTGCCGAACTCGTTAGGGCAGGGGCTGATATAATAGGCATAGGTTCTGCCTGCGGCATGCTTGAACAAGACGATTTAAAGCCTTTTTTTCAAAACCTTGCCTCGGATGCTCTAAACTGCATACGCGGCAAAGAAACCGATAAGACTTCTTCATTTTTACGCAAAAAAAAGGCCTTGGAATACGAAGCTAAGACCATCGTTAAAATCGAGAAAGAAAGTGAAGATATCATTATAATTACCCTAAAAGGAAAGTGTAAATTCGAAGCAGGGCAGTTTGTGTTCTTATGGATTCCCGGAGTTGGCGAAAAGCCCTTTTCCCTTGCGGAAGCCGATCCTATAAGCCTTATCATAAAAAAACGAGGCCCCTTTACCGAAGCTCTTTTTGAGCTAAAAGAAGGGGATACAATCTATATGCGTGGCCTTTACGGCAAAGGAATAAAACCTCCTAAAACCGAAAATGCCCTTTTAATTGCAGGCGGAACTGGTATTGCAGTCCTTCCTGCCCTTGCAAAATGCTTAAAAAAGCAAGGAGCCTTAATTTCTACCTATGTGGGAACTTCCGAAGAAATTAAAAAAAAGGAGCCCAACGGCATCGAAAAAATTCTAATTGAATGCGGTACCTATAAAAAAGTGGCCGACAAGGGCGTTATAGGCAGGGTACTAAACCAATTCCAAAAAGACAATATTGAAGGAAATACCGGCCTCCCGATTCAAGGAAAAGCCGAAAATATGGGTAAGCCGGACTTTTTTGCGGCCTATCTGGTCGGGCCCATGATTTTTATGCGCAGGGCCTCCGAAATCCTTTTAAAAATGGGTGTGCGTAAAAATCAGATTTT
- a CDS encoding type II toxin-antitoxin system RelE family toxin: protein MKVVLTETFKKQLKKLDAAISKRVLDYLEQIELLDNPRSRGKALTSNLSGLWRYRVGDYRILCRICDDKLIITVIEIAHRSTVYR, encoded by the coding sequence ATGAAAGTCGTCTTGACGGAAACATTTAAAAAGCAACTAAAAAAGTTGGACGCGGCAATCTCAAAGCGTGTTTTGGATTACCTTGAACAAATTGAGCTTCTTGATAATCCGCGCTCCCGCGGAAAAGCGCTTACTTCAAATCTTTCAGGGCTATGGCGGTACCGCGTCGGCGATTACCGCATTTTATGCCGCATCTGTGACGATAAATTGATTATTACCGTCATCGAAATCGCTCACCGCTCAACGGTGTATCGATGA